One stretch of Kogia breviceps isolate mKogBre1 chromosome 18, mKogBre1 haplotype 1, whole genome shotgun sequence DNA includes these proteins:
- the OSGIN1 gene encoding oxidative stress-induced growth inhibitor 1 isoform X1: protein MKVGSMRSSEVLRALPQDLGLYHCTGSNLSGCCQPRAPPRATAMSNGCKDHLGAGGSEPLPVVVIGNGPSGICLSYLLSGYTPYVKPDAIHPHPVLQRKLTEAPGVSVVDQDLDYLSEGLEGRCQSPVALLFDALLRPDTDFGGNVESVLTWKRQKERAIPHLVLGRNLPGGAWHSIEGSMVTLSQGDWMGLPDLQVKDWMCRKRRGLRNSRATAGDIAHYYRDYVIKKGLSHNFVSGAVVTAVERGTPECSGPGARDPSPLFQVNGFVAAKDQSQQPFSLCARNVVLATGTSDSPARLGVSGEALPFVHHDLSALEAATRAGTVSPSSDPVLIIGAGLSAADAVLYARHYNIPVIHAFRRPVDDPGLVFNQLPKMLYPEYHKVHQMMREQSILSPSPYEGYRSLPEHQPLLFKEDRQAVFRDPQGLQKVFGIALALVLIGSHPDLSFLPGAGADLATDPNQPLSAKRNPIDVDPFTYQSIHQEGLYAVGPLAGDNFVRFVQGGALAVASSLLRKEARKPP from the exons ATGAAAGTTGGCAGCATGCGTTCTTCCGAGGTTTTGAGAGCTTTGCCTCAGGACTTGGGGCTGTATCACTGCACAGGAAGTAACCTCTCAG GTTGCTGCCAGCCCCGAGCCCCCCCGAGAGCCACAGCCATGAGCAACGGGTGCAAGGACCACCTCGGTGCCGGCGGCTCAGAGCCACTGCCGGTCGTCGTCATTG GCAATGGTCCCTCGGGCATCTGCTTGTCCTACCTGCTCTCCGGCTACACACCCTACGTGAAGCCGGACGCCATCCACCCACACCCTGTGCTGCAGAGGAAGCTCACTGAGGCGCCGGGGGTCTCCGTCGTGGACCAG GACCTGGATTACCTGTCCGAAGGCCTTGAAGGCCGGTGCCAAAGCCCCGTGGCCCTGCTGTTTGATGCCCTCCTGCGCCCAGACACAGATTTTGGGGGCAACGTGGAGTCTGTCCTCACCTGGAAGCGCCAGAAGGAGCGAGCCATCCCCCACCTGGTCCTGGGCCGGAACCTGCCAGGGGGGGCCTGGCAT TCCATTGAAGGCTCCATGGTGACCCTGAGCCAAGGCGATTGGATGGGGCTTCCGGACCTGCAGGTCAAGGACTGGATGTGCAGGAAGCGAAG AGGTCTTCGCAACAGCCGGGCCACGGCCGGCGACATCGCCCACTACTACAGGGACTACGTGATCAAGAAGGGCCTGAGCCACAATTTCGTGTCTGGCGCCGTGGTCACGGCCGTGGAGCGGGGGACGCCCGAGTGCAGCGGCCCAGGGGCCCGGGACCCCAGCCCCCTCTTCCAGGTGAACGGCTTCGTGGCCGCCAAGGACCAGAGCCAGCAGCCCTTCTCCCTATGCGCCCGCAATGTGGTCTTGGCCACCGGCACGTCTGACAGCCCAGCCCGGCTGGGCGTCTCCGGGGAGGCCCTGCCCTTCGTCCATCATGATCTGTCGGCCCTGGAGGCAGCCACGCGGGCAGGCACCGTGTCCCCGTCCTCGGACCCCGTCCTCATCATCGGGGCAGGACTGTCGGCGGCCGACGCGGTCCTCTACGCCCGCCACTACAACATCCCTGTGATCCACGCCTTCCGCCGGCCCGTGGACGACCCCGGCCTGGTGTTCAACCAGCTGCCCAAGATGCTGTACCCTGAGTACCACAAGGTGCACCAGATGATGCGGGAGCAGTCCATCCTGTCACCCAGCCCCTACGAGGGCTACCGAAGCCTCCCTGAGCACCAGCCGCTGCTCTTCAAGGAGGACCGCCAGGCTGTGTTCCGGGACCCCCAGGGCCTCCAGAAGGTCTTTGGCATTGCCCTGGCGTTGGTCCTCATCGGCTCCCACCCTGATCTGTCCTTCCTCCCGGGGGCAGGCGCTGACCTCGCCACGGACCCCAACCAGCCACTGAGCGCCAAGAGGAACCCCATTGACGTGGACCCCTTCACTTATCAGAGCATCCACCAGGAGGGCCTGTACGCCGTGGGGCCACTGGCCGGGGACAACTTTGTGAGGTTCGTGCAGGGCGGGGCCCTGGCTGTGGCCAGCTCCCTGCTGAGGAAGGAGGCCAGGAAGCCGCCCTAG
- the OSGIN1 gene encoding oxidative stress-induced growth inhibitor 1 isoform X2, with the protein MSNGCKDHLGAGGSEPLPVVVIGNGPSGICLSYLLSGYTPYVKPDAIHPHPVLQRKLTEAPGVSVVDQDLDYLSEGLEGRCQSPVALLFDALLRPDTDFGGNVESVLTWKRQKERAIPHLVLGRNLPGGAWHSIEGSMVTLSQGDWMGLPDLQVKDWMCRKRRGLRNSRATAGDIAHYYRDYVIKKGLSHNFVSGAVVTAVERGTPECSGPGARDPSPLFQVNGFVAAKDQSQQPFSLCARNVVLATGTSDSPARLGVSGEALPFVHHDLSALEAATRAGTVSPSSDPVLIIGAGLSAADAVLYARHYNIPVIHAFRRPVDDPGLVFNQLPKMLYPEYHKVHQMMREQSILSPSPYEGYRSLPEHQPLLFKEDRQAVFRDPQGLQKVFGIALALVLIGSHPDLSFLPGAGADLATDPNQPLSAKRNPIDVDPFTYQSIHQEGLYAVGPLAGDNFVRFVQGGALAVASSLLRKEARKPP; encoded by the exons ATGAGCAACGGGTGCAAGGACCACCTCGGTGCCGGCGGCTCAGAGCCACTGCCGGTCGTCGTCATTG GCAATGGTCCCTCGGGCATCTGCTTGTCCTACCTGCTCTCCGGCTACACACCCTACGTGAAGCCGGACGCCATCCACCCACACCCTGTGCTGCAGAGGAAGCTCACTGAGGCGCCGGGGGTCTCCGTCGTGGACCAG GACCTGGATTACCTGTCCGAAGGCCTTGAAGGCCGGTGCCAAAGCCCCGTGGCCCTGCTGTTTGATGCCCTCCTGCGCCCAGACACAGATTTTGGGGGCAACGTGGAGTCTGTCCTCACCTGGAAGCGCCAGAAGGAGCGAGCCATCCCCCACCTGGTCCTGGGCCGGAACCTGCCAGGGGGGGCCTGGCAT TCCATTGAAGGCTCCATGGTGACCCTGAGCCAAGGCGATTGGATGGGGCTTCCGGACCTGCAGGTCAAGGACTGGATGTGCAGGAAGCGAAG AGGTCTTCGCAACAGCCGGGCCACGGCCGGCGACATCGCCCACTACTACAGGGACTACGTGATCAAGAAGGGCCTGAGCCACAATTTCGTGTCTGGCGCCGTGGTCACGGCCGTGGAGCGGGGGACGCCCGAGTGCAGCGGCCCAGGGGCCCGGGACCCCAGCCCCCTCTTCCAGGTGAACGGCTTCGTGGCCGCCAAGGACCAGAGCCAGCAGCCCTTCTCCCTATGCGCCCGCAATGTGGTCTTGGCCACCGGCACGTCTGACAGCCCAGCCCGGCTGGGCGTCTCCGGGGAGGCCCTGCCCTTCGTCCATCATGATCTGTCGGCCCTGGAGGCAGCCACGCGGGCAGGCACCGTGTCCCCGTCCTCGGACCCCGTCCTCATCATCGGGGCAGGACTGTCGGCGGCCGACGCGGTCCTCTACGCCCGCCACTACAACATCCCTGTGATCCACGCCTTCCGCCGGCCCGTGGACGACCCCGGCCTGGTGTTCAACCAGCTGCCCAAGATGCTGTACCCTGAGTACCACAAGGTGCACCAGATGATGCGGGAGCAGTCCATCCTGTCACCCAGCCCCTACGAGGGCTACCGAAGCCTCCCTGAGCACCAGCCGCTGCTCTTCAAGGAGGACCGCCAGGCTGTGTTCCGGGACCCCCAGGGCCTCCAGAAGGTCTTTGGCATTGCCCTGGCGTTGGTCCTCATCGGCTCCCACCCTGATCTGTCCTTCCTCCCGGGGGCAGGCGCTGACCTCGCCACGGACCCCAACCAGCCACTGAGCGCCAAGAGGAACCCCATTGACGTGGACCCCTTCACTTATCAGAGCATCCACCAGGAGGGCCTGTACGCCGTGGGGCCACTGGCCGGGGACAACTTTGTGAGGTTCGTGCAGGGCGGGGCCCTGGCTGTGGCCAGCTCCCTGCTGAGGAAGGAGGCCAGGAAGCCGCCCTAG